The following are encoded together in the Deinococcus soli (ex Cha et al. 2016) genome:
- a CDS encoding YpdA family putative bacillithiol disulfide reductase → MSLVDVAIVGAGPVGLAAAIACKRAGLSYVVLEKGCVVNAIFEYPTYMSFFTTAPELEIGNHPMVTGHDKPDRRDALMYYRLVAQREALNVEQYTEVTRVHAAPAGFTLEVEKRDGTPGVVEARRVVVATGYYDNPLALGIAGEDGENVSHYYTEAHPFMGLNVTVIGAGNSAADAALDLWRSGVNVTMVVRAPELKSTIKYWVRPDLENRIKEGSIAAHFNSRVVEIHPEHVVVQREDGTTWELPTDFTFALTGYRPDLSFLDGLRLATQPDECLVLDEHYQSSVPGLFVVGSAGFAGRTNQVFIENGRFHADHAVAEIARQLAERGVQPA, encoded by the coding sequence ATGAGTCTGGTGGATGTCGCCATCGTCGGAGCGGGCCCGGTGGGTCTCGCTGCCGCCATCGCCTGCAAGCGTGCGGGCCTCAGTTACGTGGTGCTGGAGAAGGGCTGCGTGGTGAACGCGATCTTCGAGTACCCCACCTACATGTCGTTCTTCACGACCGCGCCGGAACTGGAGATCGGGAATCACCCCATGGTGACCGGGCACGACAAACCGGACCGCCGTGACGCGCTGATGTACTACCGGCTGGTCGCGCAGCGTGAGGCCCTGAACGTCGAGCAGTACACCGAGGTGACGCGCGTGCACGCCGCCCCGGCGGGCTTCACGCTGGAGGTCGAGAAGCGCGACGGGACGCCCGGCGTCGTGGAGGCACGGCGTGTGGTGGTCGCCACCGGGTACTACGACAACCCCCTGGCGCTGGGCATCGCCGGTGAGGACGGCGAGAACGTCAGCCACTACTACACCGAGGCGCACCCGTTCATGGGCCTGAACGTCACCGTGATCGGCGCCGGGAACAGCGCCGCCGACGCCGCGCTGGACCTGTGGCGCAGCGGCGTGAACGTCACCATGGTCGTCCGCGCGCCCGAACTGAAGAGCACCATCAAGTACTGGGTGCGCCCGGATCTGGAAAACCGCATCAAGGAAGGGAGCATCGCGGCGCACTTCAACTCCCGCGTGGTTGAGATCCACCCCGAGCACGTGGTCGTGCAGCGCGAAGACGGTACCACCTGGGAGCTGCCGACCGACTTCACGTTCGCGCTGACCGGGTACCGCCCCGACCTCTCGTTCCTGGATGGCCTGAGGCTCGCCACGCAGCCGGACGAGTGCCTCGTGCTGGACGAGCACTACCAGAGCAGTGTGCCGGGTCTGTTCGTGGTGGGTAGCGCGGGCTTCGCGGGCCGCACGAATCAGGTGTTCATCGAGAACGGCCGCTTCCACGCCGATCACGCCGTCGCGGAGATCGCGCGGCAGCTGGCCGAGCGGGGCGTGCAGCCCGCCTGA
- the parB gene encoding ParB/RepB/Spo0J family partition protein ParB yields the protein MSKKSSLGRGLDALLGKPAESAPGAQVQSLKIEKIVQAAYQPRQVFTPESLAELAQSIRDKGVLQPLLVRPRDDHFEIVAGERRWRASQLAGLTELPVIIRDLGDREALEIAIVENLQREDLGALEEARAYQALMEQGLNQEGVAQAVGKSRSAVSNALRLLTLPAPALRALDDGQISAGHARAILAQPDTDRAWALEQITARSLSVREAEALKREKREPTPIKVNPPRAFRQVELDLSRRTGTRVRITGEDKGRVELNYASREELDRILEILGYAAEE from the coding sequence GTGTCGAAAAAATCTAGCCTGGGCCGCGGCCTGGACGCGCTGCTCGGCAAACCCGCCGAGAGTGCGCCGGGTGCGCAGGTGCAGTCCCTGAAGATCGAGAAGATCGTGCAGGCGGCGTACCAGCCGCGTCAGGTGTTCACGCCGGAATCCTTGGCTGAACTCGCGCAGAGCATCCGCGACAAGGGCGTGCTGCAACCCCTGCTCGTGCGCCCGCGCGACGACCACTTCGAGATCGTGGCTGGGGAACGCCGCTGGCGCGCCAGTCAGCTGGCCGGGTTGACCGAACTGCCGGTGATCATCCGGGACCTCGGGGACCGCGAGGCGCTGGAGATTGCGATCGTGGAGAACCTGCAGCGCGAGGATCTGGGCGCGCTGGAAGAGGCCCGCGCGTACCAGGCGCTCATGGAGCAGGGCCTGAATCAGGAGGGCGTGGCGCAGGCGGTCGGCAAGAGCCGCAGCGCCGTGTCAAACGCCCTGCGCCTGCTGACGCTGCCCGCCCCGGCCCTGCGCGCGCTGGACGACGGGCAGATCAGCGCCGGGCACGCCCGCGCGATCCTCGCGCAGCCCGACACGGACCGCGCCTGGGCGCTGGAGCAGATCACGGCCCGCAGCCTGAGCGTCCGCGAGGCCGAGGCCCTCAAGCGCGAGAAGCGCGAGCCGACGCCGATCAAGGTGAACCCGCCGCGCGCGTTCCGGCAGGTGGAACTCGACCTGAGCCGCCGCACCGGCACCCGCGTGCGCATCACGGGTGAGGACAAGGGCCGCGTGGAACTGAACTACGCGTCCCGCGAGGAACTCGACCGGATTCTGGAGATCCTGGGCTACGCCGCCGAGGAATAA
- a CDS encoding ParA family protein, translating into MKVLGVVNQKGGVGKTTTAVNLGAYLAAGGKRVLLLDMDPQANATSGLGQRGATQGLYEALGEPARAAEYTVETVQANLFLLPATPDLAGAGVELAEDPDALTRLLASISGYDVVLIDAPPSLGPLTVNVLAAADALLIPLQAEYYALEGLAGLMETVERVQGGLNPRLKVLGVVLTMFDGRTNLSQDVESMVRQHFGELVFWSVVPRNVRLSEAPSFAKPINAFAPLSAGAAAYKRLSEEVMQRVEKI; encoded by the coding sequence GTGAAGGTCCTGGGCGTCGTCAATCAGAAGGGCGGGGTGGGCAAGACCACGACCGCCGTCAACCTCGGCGCGTACCTCGCGGCGGGCGGGAAACGCGTGCTGCTGCTGGACATGGACCCGCAGGCGAACGCCACGAGCGGCCTGGGACAGCGCGGCGCCACGCAGGGTCTGTACGAGGCGCTGGGCGAACCGGCCCGTGCCGCCGAGTACACCGTGGAGACCGTGCAGGCGAACCTCTTCCTGCTGCCCGCCACGCCGGACCTTGCGGGGGCGGGCGTGGAACTCGCGGAGGACCCGGACGCCCTGACGCGTCTGCTGGCGTCCATCAGCGGGTACGACGTGGTGCTGATCGACGCGCCGCCCAGCCTGGGGCCGCTGACCGTGAACGTGCTGGCTGCCGCCGACGCGCTGCTGATTCCCCTGCAGGCCGAGTACTACGCCCTGGAGGGCCTCGCGGGCCTGATGGAGACGGTCGAGCGCGTGCAGGGCGGCCTGAACCCCCGCCTGAAGGTGCTTGGCGTCGTGCTGACCATGTTCGACGGGCGCACGAACCTCTCGCAGGACGTCGAGAGCATGGTCCGGCAGCACTTCGGGGAGCTGGTGTTCTGGTCGGTCGTGCCGCGCAACGTGCGCCTGTCCGAGGCGCCCAGCTTCGCCAAGCCCATCAACGCGTTCGCGCCGCTCTCGGCGGGCGCGGCGGCGTACAAGCGCCTGAGCGAGGAGGTGATGCAGCGTGTCGAAAAAATCTAG
- a CDS encoding dihydrofolate reductase — MSRPPELGEAERVGPELVGIVAVTENGVIGRDGGMPWHLPADLAHFRSHSRGKPNVMGRKVWDSLGGRPLPGRANIVLTRNAAFSAPGAQVAHSPQEALALAGDVPEVAIIGGAEIYALYLPQLTRVELTLIHAQLDGDTVMPDLGDGWVVTRETTRAADDANPFDLTFRTLTRRA; from the coding sequence ATGTCCCGGCCCCCTGAACTGGGCGAGGCTGAACGGGTGGGGCCTGAACTGGTCGGTATCGTGGCAGTCACGGAGAACGGCGTGATTGGGCGGGATGGGGGGATGCCGTGGCACCTCCCGGCGGATCTGGCGCACTTCCGGTCGCACAGTCGCGGGAAGCCGAACGTCATGGGCCGCAAGGTGTGGGATTCGCTGGGTGGTCGGCCACTGCCGGGCCGGGCGAATATCGTCCTGACCCGGAATGCGGCGTTCAGCGCGCCGGGCGCGCAGGTGGCGCATTCCCCGCAGGAGGCGCTGGCGCTGGCCGGGGACGTGCCGGAAGTGGCGATCATCGGCGGGGCCGAGATCTACGCCCTGTATCTGCCGCAGCTGACGCGGGTGGAACTCACGTTGATTCACGCGCAGCTGGATGGGGATACGGTCATGCCGGACCTGGGGGACGGGTGGGTCGTCACGCGGGAGACGACGCGCGCGGCGGACGACGCGAACCCCTTTGACCTCACGTTCCGCACCCTGACCCGCCGCGCCTGA
- a CDS encoding VanW family protein, with the protein MTPASRRALTLGALLLSGSLVTAALAQTGTEPSPPPPAQTIPALPIPALPPTPPAPQPEPTPAPTPAPEPQPTPSPQPTPEPTPAPEPSPAPTPLPQPAPPTPTPQVTPVPAKITAPLLITVEAQWPALVNGRKTTVPFSRTLTIPGKRVEVIRARGVITESLDQELTAFLKALPTTAQDARFEELWDGWAVVQRNGLKVDAAKARANLLAAIRDPKGIRVSVPVTGQVAPKRTLDYFASRGITAHLGTGQTNYYGSSAARVTNIHVGTRRFQDRLLDGKTVSFNQMVGPITTGAGFVTGLVIAGERTANGVGGGICQVSTTVFRALYAAGLPVLQRQNHSYQVHYYDPQGLDATIYQPSLDLKFANDTGGSLWFQSDWDDESSTLTVTVFGKARDFTVEIGAPRTLSTTPSPADRLIPDATLARGQRKQVDWAAPGAVIEVTRKFMRDGKAFKQDTLKSTYRPWPNIYLVGTR; encoded by the coding sequence ATGACCCCCGCCTCCCGGCGCGCCCTGACCCTGGGTGCCCTGCTGCTCAGTGGTTCCCTCGTGACCGCCGCCCTGGCCCAGACGGGCACGGAGCCCTCCCCTCCCCCACCGGCGCAGACCATCCCGGCCCTCCCCATCCCTGCACTGCCGCCCACGCCGCCCGCCCCACAGCCGGAGCCGACCCCCGCACCGACGCCCGCGCCGGAGCCCCAGCCGACTCCATCACCTCAGCCAACCCCGGAACCTACCCCGGCGCCTGAACCCAGCCCGGCCCCGACCCCGTTGCCTCAGCCCGCGCCGCCGACCCCCACGCCCCAGGTCACCCCGGTCCCGGCGAAGATCACGGCCCCGCTGCTGATCACGGTGGAGGCCCAGTGGCCTGCGCTCGTGAACGGCAGGAAGACGACCGTGCCGTTCAGCCGCACCCTGACCATTCCCGGCAAGCGCGTGGAGGTCATCCGGGCGCGCGGCGTGATTACCGAGAGTCTGGATCAGGAACTGACTGCCTTCCTGAAGGCCCTTCCCACCACCGCGCAGGACGCCCGCTTCGAGGAACTCTGGGACGGCTGGGCGGTCGTGCAGCGCAATGGGCTGAAGGTAGACGCCGCGAAGGCCCGCGCGAACCTGCTGGCCGCCATTAGGGATCCCAAAGGCATCAGGGTGAGCGTCCCCGTGACCGGGCAGGTCGCGCCGAAACGCACGCTGGACTACTTCGCGTCGCGCGGCATCACCGCGCACCTGGGCACCGGGCAGACGAACTACTACGGCAGCAGCGCCGCCCGTGTCACGAACATCCACGTCGGCACCCGCCGCTTCCAGGACCGTCTGCTGGACGGGAAGACCGTGTCGTTCAACCAGATGGTCGGCCCCATCACCACCGGCGCGGGTTTCGTGACCGGGCTGGTGATTGCCGGAGAAAGAACGGCGAACGGCGTGGGCGGCGGCATCTGTCAGGTCAGCACGACCGTGTTCCGCGCGCTGTACGCGGCGGGCCTGCCGGTCCTGCAACGCCAGAACCACTCCTATCAGGTGCACTACTACGACCCACAGGGCCTGGACGCGACCATCTACCAGCCCAGCCTGGACCTGAAGTTCGCCAACGACACCGGCGGCTCCCTGTGGTTCCAGAGCGACTGGGACGACGAGTCCTCCACCCTGACCGTGACCGTGTTCGGCAAGGCGCGCGACTTCACCGTCGAGATCGGCGCGCCCCGCACCCTGAGCACAACGCCCTCCCCCGCCGACCGGCTGATCCCCGACGCCACGCTGGCCAGGGGGCAGCGCAAGCAGGTGGACTGGGCGGCGCCCGGCGCCGTGATTGAGGTCACCCGCAAGTTCATGCGGGACGGCAAGGCCTTCAAGCAGGACACCCTCAAGAGCACCTACCGCCCCTGGCCGAACATCTACCTCGTCGGCACCCGCTGA
- a CDS encoding deaminase, with translation MTRPTFDELGLATARLWATRSADSKVRVGACILDRHHRVVGVGYNGRAAGEPNERESLSQGHSGFIHAEVNALLAANWNGEGHTLYVTHEPCAACARLIVNSRRVGRVIFETAYRETNRVESGLPSGEQILRDAGIEVRHVPAP, from the coding sequence ATGACCCGTCCGACCTTCGATGAGCTGGGCTTGGCCACTGCCCGGCTGTGGGCGACGCGCAGCGCGGACAGCAAGGTGCGGGTGGGGGCGTGCATCCTGGACCGGCACCACCGGGTGGTGGGCGTGGGGTACAACGGGCGCGCGGCGGGTGAACCGAATGAACGCGAGAGCCTGTCGCAGGGGCACAGTGGGTTCATTCACGCGGAGGTGAACGCCCTGCTGGCCGCGAACTGGAACGGTGAGGGCCACACGCTGTACGTGACGCACGAGCCGTGCGCGGCGTGTGCGCGCCTGATCGTGAATTCACGGCGGGTGGGGCGCGTGATCTTCGAGACGGCGTACCGGGAGACGAACCGGGTGGAGTCGGGCCTGCCGAGCGGGGAGCAGATCCTGCGGGACGCGGGGATCGAGGTGCGGCATGTCCCGGCCCCCTGA